A window of Komagataeibacter medellinensis NBRC 3288 contains these coding sequences:
- a CDS encoding sugar porter family MFS transporter yields the protein MAHDRQTVSPGSGIVNLIAAVAATGGLLFGYDTGIISAALLQITPDFALGTLGQQVVTSAIVAGALGGCLVAAPLSDRLGRRYMIMFAALVFIVGTLVASLAPGVGLLVCARFILGLAVGMCSQIVPVYIAEIAPREKRGQMVVLFQLAVVFGILISFIAGYLCSNQSWRLMFGLGIIPAVILFGGMSVLPRSPRWLAMKGNLEGAFEVLQRLRHDPQTARTELDSIVAMHDEQAPWSALLQPWVRPAVVASVGVALFCQITGINAVLYYAPTIFAGVGFGQGSALLTSIAIGVAMVLSTAFGSWAVDAWGRRRLLLRLIPGAAISLMVLATMFGIGSTQGINTWITAAAVVCYAIFNVGSLSVAIWLVGAEVYPLSCRSKGMSLVAATHWAADLLISLTTLSLVQALGAAGTFWMYAGINLLAFVFVWRYVPETRGRSLEDIETALKNGTFNQLT from the coding sequence ATGGCGCATGACAGGCAAACGGTTTCCCCCGGTTCGGGCATTGTCAATCTGATTGCGGCGGTCGCAGCGACGGGTGGACTGCTGTTCGGTTACGATACCGGCATCATCTCCGCAGCCCTTTTGCAGATAACCCCGGACTTTGCACTGGGCACGCTGGGCCAGCAGGTCGTGACATCCGCCATCGTGGCGGGTGCGCTGGGGGGCTGCCTTGTGGCGGCCCCGCTGTCGGACCGTTTGGGACGGCGCTACATGATCATGTTCGCAGCCCTGGTATTCATTGTCGGTACGCTTGTGGCCTCGCTTGCTCCGGGGGTGGGGCTGCTGGTGTGCGCGCGTTTCATACTCGGGCTTGCGGTTGGCATGTGTTCACAGATCGTGCCGGTCTATATTGCCGAGATCGCCCCACGTGAAAAACGCGGGCAGATGGTTGTGCTGTTCCAGCTTGCGGTGGTGTTCGGTATTCTGATTTCTTTCATTGCAGGGTATCTGTGCAGCAACCAGTCGTGGCGGCTCATGTTCGGGCTGGGGATCATTCCGGCGGTCATCCTGTTTGGGGGCATGTCGGTGCTGCCGCGCAGTCCGCGCTGGCTGGCCATGAAGGGCAATCTGGAAGGCGCGTTCGAAGTCCTGCAGCGCCTGCGGCACGATCCGCAGACCGCGCGTACGGAACTGGATTCCATCGTTGCCATGCATGATGAGCAGGCACCCTGGTCGGCCCTGTTGCAGCCATGGGTGCGGCCTGCGGTTGTCGCCTCGGTCGGGGTGGCGCTGTTTTGCCAGATTACGGGTATCAATGCTGTGTTGTACTATGCCCCTACCATCTTTGCGGGCGTGGGGTTCGGGCAGGGTTCAGCATTGCTGACTTCCATCGCCATTGGTGTTGCCATGGTGCTGTCCACCGCCTTTGGCAGTTGGGCGGTGGATGCATGGGGGCGGCGGCGCCTGCTGCTGCGGCTCATACCGGGCGCCGCCATATCGCTTATGGTGCTGGCCACCATGTTCGGCATCGGTTCGACACAGGGTATCAATACATGGATCACGGCCGCAGCCGTGGTGTGTTACGCCATATTCAACGTGGGTAGCCTGTCGGTTGCCATATGGCTGGTGGGGGCGGAGGTCTATCCCCTGTCATGCCGCAGCAAGGGCATGAGCCTGGTGGCCGCAACGCATTGGGCGGCTGACCTGCTTATTTCGTTGACCACCCTGTCGCTGGTGCAGGCACTGGGGGCGGCCGGTACGTTCTGGATGTACGCGGGGATCAACCTGCTGGCGTTCGTGTTCGTGTGGCGCTATGTGCCTGAGACGCGCGGGCGGTCACTGGAGGATATCGAGACGGCCCTGAAGAATGGCACTTTCAACCAGTTGACCTGA